The DNA segment CTTTCCCCATTCTAAACACCGGTCGTAAAGTGGCCAGGTAAACAATGCCATTTTCACTTCCTTCGTAGGAAACATCCTCCTCCCCTTGCCACGCTCTTTGATAAAACGCTTCTTTTCTTACAGCTTTTTCCAAAGGCAACATTTCTGAAAGTTCTTTTCCAATAACTTTTTCAGGAGATAATCCAATCCGATAAATTAATTTCCCTTCACACATGGTATGAATTAATTTCCCATCTTTTAATTTGTATTTAAGCGTCATACCAGCCTGTTGACGAATCGTTTCTTGCAACTCTTGTTTCGCCATTTCTAATTCTCTTTCCAACCATAGACGATGGCTTATTTTGCTGGTTAATCCAAATCTTCTGATGATTTTTTGCAAGTCAAGGAATTGTATCTCTATGTTTTCTGCTGGTATAGGCTTACTCATTAAATAACCTTGTACTGCGTCACATAGATTTTGTTGGAGAAAGTCCAGATGTTCTTTCGTCTCAACACCTTCAGCAATTACTTGGATATTCAAGTGATGAGCCATTGAAATGATAGTTTTGACAATTGTGGCATTGCTTTGGTCAAGATGGCAATCTCGAATAAAGGACTGATCAATTTTTAAGCAATCAATCGGAAATTCTTTCAAGTAAGACAACGAACTATAGCCCGTACCAAAGTCATCAATACTAATTTTCACACCTAATTTTTTCAATGCCTGCAAAATGCTGATCGTTCGGTCTACATCCATGGTCATACTTTCAGTAATTTCAAGGTCTAGGTACTTCGCATCCAATTTTGTTTCAGCTAGTATTCGCTCCACAACTTCCACTAGATTAGTTTGAGCAAACTGACGAGAGGAAAGATTGACCGAAACTACGATTGGTGGGAAACCAGCCATTTGCCACGCTTTATTTTGAGCGCAAGCCGTTTTCAATACCCACTCCCCAATCGGAATAATGAGCCCTGTTTCTTCTGCGATTGGAATGAAGTGTAACGGTGAAACTAACCCTCTTTTTGGGTGATTCCATCGAATTAGTGCTTCATTGCCAATATACTCTCCCGTACTTAAATGGAATTGAGGTTGATAATGCAGCATAAACTCTTTCATATCAATCGCTTTATATAAATCCATTTCGAGTTTAAGATTCTCTCTTGATTTCCCATTCAGGTCCACTGTATAAAAGTGAAAGCTATTGTTGCCATGCTTTTTTGCATAGTTTAGAGCAGAATTGGCCATATCCAATAAGTTTTCAGTTGTATCCCCGTCAGTCGGATACAGACTTATTCCCATACTCGGGTTCACATACAAGTCATGTTGGACATTGGTCAAAGGTTGGGCGATGGCCCTTAAAATCGTTTTTGCTAGTTGTGTCGTGCGTTCATGATCTGTATTAGGCAAAAGAATGACAAATTTATCTTCCTGCCATCGAGTCAGAATATCCCCGTCTCCCAGCACCTGCTTGATTCGTTCACTTGCCAACAGTACAAGGGAATTTCCTGTTTCCTGACCGACAGTATCTTTAATCGTTTTCAGTCGATCCAATTCGAGCAATAAGACAGCCATTTCTTTATGGTCTTGTACTAATTCTTCTAATCGTTCATTCAAAAAATTACTATTAGGTAGTCCTGTCAAATAATCGTAATAGGCCATATGTTGAATGGTTTCTTCCGATTTTTTGCGATCTGTAATATCGACAATTGTTCCGATTAACGCATTTTCCCCTCGATATCTTGCTGTAGATCCGTAGACTTCCAAATACACGATTGTTCCATCTTTTTTTATGGCCCGATATTCGTATCGAATCGATTGTACGATGTTGTTCATTCTTTTTGAAATATTTTCGGTAACAAGTGGAATATCTTCTTCATATACATAATCTTTAAGCTTAAGTACGGATAGTTCTTCCTGGCTATAACCAAAGATTTCCTCCAAGCGCGGATTTGAATAGACAACTTTATCATCCTGGAAAATATATACACCCATTATGGATTGTTCTACTAAACTTCGATATTTCGATTCAGCTTCAATAAGCGCCTCTTTTGCATGTTTGGATTCGGTAATGTCAGTGAAGATACCAAAGACGCCCACTACTTTACCCTCAACAATAACAGGGATATTCTTCACTCTCAAATCCATTTGATAGCCGTATTTATGGAGAACCGCAGCTTCATAAGTGGTTACAGTACCTTCTGCTGCTAAGTTGAATTGGTGGATAATAAGTTCCTGATCTTCCGGAATAAAGAGTGAAGTGAAATTTTCATGAAACAACTCTTCAAACGAGTAGCCAAAAATTTCATTTACCGATTTATTGTAGTCTTCGAAATGACCTTTCAAATCAAATAATAATATGGCCTCCGAATTATCTTCGAATAGGGACTTATAGTATTGTTCATTGACTTTAAACCGAGCCGTTTGATTCGATAATTTAGCGTCCAGATACGAACTTATGAGGACCAATATGACCATAAAAATTGATCCTATGCCGATGAACGTTGCTAGTTGGCTGGCATCTATCGTTTGAAAATTAGTGCTTTCTGGATATGAATGGTAAGTTAATTCACCGCTAAACATCGTTATGTAATGCATGATCGATATAGATAGCCCCATAAGAATGCCACTGAATAACTTAGTATGTATAGATAGGATTGTTTCTTTTATGCGGGTATCGTAGATAACTTTATAAAAAAATGACAGATGGAATAAATGCAAAAAGAACTGATAGTAGAAGTATTAACGGGTTATAAGAAATGTCGGCGTTCATATGGATAGATTTCAGCCCACTGTAATGCATGCCTACAAGACTGCCCGCCATAATAAAACAACCAAAAATAAAATTATTTTCACTTATCTTATCTTGGGAAACAATCAATAAAGTAATGAATGATGAAAAAACGGAAATAGCAAAAGAAATACTTAAAGTCATGATGTTGTAATTAATAGTGGCGGGCATATACGCAAGCATTCCAATAAAATGCAATGCCCAAATTCCTCCACCCATTGTTAAAGAACCAACAATTAACCACAATCCCCTTTTACGTCTGCTTACATGAAACATTCGAGCACTAACATCAAATACCGTAAATGAGGTAAGCAAGATAATGATAAAGGATAACAAAACAATTAAAATATTATAATCACCAACTAATGTGTGTTCGATAAAGACCCCTACTTTTCTATAATCAATATTTTCTACTTACTTTATAAAATTTGTTCGAATAAACTTCGAATTTCTTGTCATTACTCTAATGATCCTTTTGCATTTCCTGTTTGGTTTTAATCACTCAAATCAAACTTAGTTTACTTTAAGTGAACTATAAGAGAAAAAAAAAAGAACAAATGATTATCCGATATTCATTTGTACATTTTTTGTTTTGCGAGATTCTTGAGTCTTATTAACCAATAATTCAACAACCTGTTGAATTATTGCTAATTCCTTTTCATTTAAGAGAATCCCCTCCCAATATAGGTGCTTCTTATGAAGAGAGTTAACAGGGTCCGGAATATCCGTTAGTCCAAGAATGAAATCCGTCGAAACTTGAAAAAGCTGAGCTAAAGCTATCAATTTATCGACGGGAGGATTTCTATACCCTCCTTCGTAACCCGCATAAGAGGATTTGGCCAGTCCAATTTTGATGGCAACTTCTTGCATAGTGAACCTTCGTTCCAAGCGAAGGTTTTTAAGGCGTCCTCCAGAAGTCATACTCAATTCCTTCTTTCTACTTAGATGGTATGACCAATTTGGGTGTGCTCATGAAGACGATCAGAAATAATATGTACTTAATCACGGTACATATATATTTTTTCTTGAATCATAGACACTTCATCGTAAGTGAATATGAGTAGATGGCGTACGTTCCAGCCAGTCATCCTGTACTTGTATAGAATGGAATCGAAGCACAAGACTTGAAGCTAACTTCAAGGGGATAATCCTTAAAGTTTGACCAGAAAGGGCTAGTTTCAATACCCTTTTGGACGTTTCAAAAACAACCTTTCCACATTAGCTAAAGCAATTAAAGTGGACCTTTAAATCTGCTACTTTATTGCACAAAAGAGGGTTAATTATTAATTGAGCTTTTATGCTTTTCTTTAAGATTTTCAACGATATTTTGATAATTTGAGTTATTTTAAAAACCCCATCTTCAAATCTATTAAGATTTATATAAAGTATAGCACATAATTTAGATACGGTATTAACACCTAGAATTATCGTAAAACGAGTACCCACTAGGGTTGCATCGCAGTAAAATCATTAAAACGGGTACCTATTATGCTAAATAGATAGATGAACGACTGACCATTATTACGAAGACTTAGTTAGGAAATGTATGGATAAAGGTTACATCGTCCGGATATTGAATGCGACGACCGCTAGAGAAAGAGAAACCGTGTTAAATTATACGTAAAGCGTAGATTCCATTACTTGAACTTGAAACGCTAAAAACATTGACAAGAGCCAGACGAACACTTGTGAATGCTCTAACAAGGACGATCAATCATCTGCGATTGTATATGAATCACATCTTCCGTGAGTTTCCTCGGCAGAGCTGTGTAATAAACTAAGTTTGTCGTCACGAATTTATTCCACTTAACTCACTAAGAGTATTAGAGCAAAATAAAAGAGCGCTAAACCTTTCATTTTCAAGGTGTAGCGCTCTTTTCGAATGAGATTATATCGTGGTGTTCATCTAAAATGACGTATAAATTCTGAATATCTTATTAAAATTTATAAACTGAAATTTTACTTTACCTACCATAACATAAAAAAACATAATAGGTACTAGACACTAAAAAACCTCTGCAATTGCAACACGCTATTTTTGGCATCCTGATAGATCCTTGTACCCCACAGGATTCAGCATCTCTTCAACACGAGCGCTTTTATGATTTTTCAACGACTATTTACAAATCTATGATGTTTTAATGGAAAATGGATTTCTTCCTTCACTTTCATATGTGGCCAAAGTGCTAAAGCTTGAAAAACTTTCAATTTCATTTGTATAGTTTTGATCCGTCAGGCGAACTTCTAAAGGCGTCACCGTAATAAAGCCTTGTTGAAGCAATATAATATCACTTGTGGAAGTAGTTAACGGGAGTTGCATTTGGTGGTCTTTCAATAAATAATAAACTGGACCACTTGGTTCGTTCACTTCGTTAAGTTTATATTGATGAATACTATAATCTAACTCCGCAAACCTTATTCCTTTGTACTGTGATTCATCGATGTGAGGAATGTTAATATTAAGTAAAAGATTAGAAGTATGCTGTTTACTCAATATTGTTTCTAATACATTCGAGAAAAGTTTTTTTGACGAGCTAAAATCAGTAAGATCTTCATTAAAAATATCTAACGATACGGCAATGGCTGGTATTTTGAAAAATGACGCTTCCCGAGCTCCAGCTATTGTCCCTGAATAATAGATATCCCGTCCCGTATTCGATCCCATGTTCATGCCAGAAACAACTAAATCAATTTCGTTCGGTAATAACACTTCGAGTGCCATCTTCACACAGTCCGCAGGTGTTCCATTTACCGTCCATGCCTTCACTTCTTCACCGAAAACACTTGTTTCATTAACGTATAAAGGTTTCAAAAGTGTAATTGAATGACCCGCTGCACTTTTATCTTGATTAGGACAAACAACATTTACTTCCCCATACTGTTGCAAAACCTCAACGATTGCAGCTAAACCGGGAGAAAATACCCCATCATCATTCGTCACAAGAAACCTCATACAATTACCCCTTTCTTTCAATTAGTTTTTCTATCTTTAACTATAGTTACTAATTATTAAGGACATAATAAATTTGTTTAAAGATATTGTGAAGTTTACAAGAATTACGCAAACAGTTACCTATTTAATAATCCTAAATGCAAAAAGAACCTTACTTTCTCTCAGCTGTTTTTATACCAATTTACTCACTAAGAGTCTAAATACAAATAAAAGAGCGTTAAACCTTTTATTTCAAGGTTTAGCGCTCTTTTAGAATGATATTGCATCATGGTGTTTATCTAAGATGACGTATAGCTCTAAAAATCTTATAAAAATTTGCAAACTACAATTTACAACCAATTGGAAGGGTTCCTCTGTAGTGTATTTTACAGCAGATATGTGTTATTTCTTTCCCCATCTCACACACTAAAAAAAGAAGCGAATTCCCTGCACGGTTATAAAATAACAGAGAGCTTTTCGTTTTAACTAGGATAAATCTATAGAGAAACACCTCTATCGGTCAGAGCTAAATTTATTGTGCTTCTTCATATTCTGTTAGATCGACAAAATATAATTGTAAAAGATAGATGGTCGTGCAAACCCCCATCGCTAGCGAGCTCCATCCAAGCATTTTTTGTTCGACAATTAGGTAGTTGTTACATAATTGATCGTCTGCTATAAGATATAAGGATCCTACCAAATATAACATTACTGTAATAAAGATAAAGATCACGTTTTTCCAAGATGAAGTGAGTTTCTTCCAACTATCACCAAGTGGCAAACCTGCTAAAAAGGGCAGGCTGATAAATTTAAAT comes from the Paenisporosarcina antarctica genome and includes:
- a CDS encoding MHYT domain-containing protein, whose protein sequence is MFHVSRRKRGLWLIVGSLTMGGGIWALHFIGMLAYMPATINYNIMTLSISFAISVFSSFITLLIVSQDKISENNFIFGCFIMAGSLVGMHYSGLKSIHMNADISYNPLILLLSVLFAFIPSVIFL
- a CDS encoding helix-turn-helix domain-containing protein; translated protein: MTSGGRLKNLRLERRFTMQEVAIKIGLAKSSYAGYEGGYRNPPVDKLIALAQLFQVSTDFILGLTDIPDPVNSLHKKHLYWEGILLNEKELAIIQQVVELLVNKTQESRKTKNVQMNIG
- the surE gene encoding 5'/3'-nucleotidase SurE, which translates into the protein MTNDDGVFSPGLAAIVEVLQQYGEVNVVCPNQDKSAAGHSITLLKPLYVNETSVFGEEVKAWTVNGTPADCVKMALEVLLPNEIDLVVSGMNMGSNTGRDIYYSGTIAGAREASFFKIPAIAVSLDIFNEDLTDFSSSKKLFSNVLETILSKQHTSNLLLNINIPHIDESQYKGIRFAELDYSIHQYKLNEVNEPSGPVYYLLKDHQMQLPLTTSTSDIILLQQGFITVTPLEVRLTDQNYTNEIESFSSFSTLATYESEGRNPFSIKTS